From Cydia splendana chromosome 4, ilCydSple1.2, whole genome shotgun sequence, one genomic window encodes:
- the LOC134790070 gene encoding sodium-coupled monocarboxylate transporter 1-like isoform X2, with protein sequence MDDPIDVSVVRKSFQHFSVIDYSVFVLMLGVCTGIGLYFGCVKKQKSAQDYLMGGRDMGIVPVTFSLVASFISGISLLGTPTELYLYGTSYVFFLIGACLMSVVISFTFMPVLHDLQITSAYEYLELRYDKRVRLFGSIIFSFYLMAWLPIVIYVPALAFNQVTGVNIHIVTPIVCFVCIFYTSLGGLKAVVWTDVIQTIVMTGAMILVIIKGTIIVGGLGEVWRRNWNTGRIEMPSLHFDLTDRHTIWSVSIGSMFYWTGNIAVNQSMMQRFLSLPDLKSSKRAVWGFLGGIALIVLICAFSGMLAYARYYDCDPLDSKLALAKDQILPLLVMDVLGEWNGLPGIFVAGVFSAALSSLSTGLNSMSAVVLEDFWKPFFRQPSHKETQILMRAVVVVIGCVCVGLVFIVEKLGSVLQLSMSLSSASMGPLTGVFLMERLERGGVWSAYFLVGGGASTARAGARLPAFRGETPVSAQLYLHVPRENRTGGDRGRCGLLIQNIIFLVHCIRLHRNHSRGVSHQPLAAEEKRKTLQRAATIRAFHKKMDSKQISDESEQRGCRTTQEIKFVKLNLV encoded by the exons ATGGATGATCCAATAGATGTATCAGTGGTTAGAAAGTCATTTCAACATTTCTCAGTGATTGACTATTCAGTGTTCGTCTTAATGTTAGGTGTGTGCACGGGAATTGGGCTATATTTTGGCTGTGTAAAGAAACAGAAATCTGCGCAGGATTATTTGATGGGTGGAAGGGACATGGGCATCGTTCCTGTTACATTCTCTTTGGTTGCGAG CTTTATTTCAGGTATTTCCTTGCTGGGTACACCGACGGAGCTATACTTATACGGGACATCATACGTCTTTTTCCTTATCGGGGCCTGCCTAATGTCAGTCGTCATCTCTTTTACTTTCATGCCAGTATTACACGATTTGCAAATAACATCGGCTTATGAG TACTTAGAACTTCGTTACGACAAGCGGGTTCGATTATTTGGTTCTAtcatatttagtttttatttg atggCGTGGTTACCCATTGTGATATACGTGCCAGCTTTAGCATTTAACCAAG TAACCGGTGTCAATATCCATATCGTCACCCCAATCGTATGCTTTGTTTGCATATTCTATACATCATTG GGAGGTTTAAAAGCCGTCGTTTGGACGGACGTGATACAAACTATAGTGATGACGGGTGCTATGATTTTAGTCATCATCAAAGGGACGATTATTGTTGGTGGCCTAGGCGAGGTCTGGCGACGGAACTGGAATACAGGAAGGATAGAAATGCCCTC ACTTCACTTTGATTTGACTGATCGACATACTATTTGGTCCGTCTCCATTGGGTCCATGTTTTATTGGACTGGTAATATAGCGGTCAATCAATCTATGATGCAGAGATTTCTGTCCCTACCGGATTTGAAGTCGTCAAAAAG ggCAGTGTGGGGTTTTCTAGGTGGAATAGCACTTATAGTGTTAATCTGTGCCTTCAGCGGGATGCTAGCATACGCTAGATACTACGACTGCGATCCCCTGGACTCCAAGCTGGCTCTAGCCAAGGATCAGATCTTGCCGTTGCTGGTTATGGACGTCCTAGGAGAATGGAATGGCTTGCCGGGTATCTTTGTAGCTGGAGTGTTTAGTGCAGCACTCAG TTCGCTGTCGACCGGGCTTAATTCAATGTCTGCAGTAGTGCTGGAGGACTTTTGGAAGCCGTTTTTCAGGCAGCCTTCGCACAAGGAGACACAAATACTTATGCGCGCCGTGGTCGTAGTTATTGGATGCGTATGTGTCG GCCTAGTGTTTATTGTTGAGAAGTTGGGATCCGTTCTACAATTGTCGATGAGCTTGTCATCTGCATCTATGGGCCCTCTGACTGGTGTATTCCTCATGG AGCGCCTTGAGCGGGGGGGTGTTTGGTCTGCTTACTTCTTGGTGGGTGGCGGCGCAAGCACAGCTCGCGCAGGCGCACGGCTCCCTGCGTTTCGAGGAGAAACCCCGGTTTCTGCACAACTGTACTTACACGTTCCCCGAGAAAACCGTACTGGAGGCGACCGAGGA cgATGTGGCCTACTTATACAGAATATCATATTTTTGGTACACTGCATTCGGCTGCATCGTAACCATAGTCGTGGCGTGTCTCATCAACCTCTGGCCGcagaagaaaaaagaaaaacacttCAACGAGCTGCGACTATACGCGCCTTTCATAAGAAAATGGATAGCAAACAAATATCAG atgAAAGTGAACAACGGGGATGTCGAACTACACAAGAGATAAAATTCGTAAAATTAAACTTGgtgtaa
- the LOC134790070 gene encoding sodium-coupled monocarboxylate transporter 1-like isoform X4 has translation MSVVISFTFMPVLHDLQITSAYEYLELRYDKRVRLFGSIIFSFYLMAWLPIVIYVPALAFNQVTGVNIHIVTPIVCFVCIFYTSLGGLKAVVWTDVIQTIVMTGAMILVIIKGTIIVGGLGEVWRRNWNTGRIEMPSLHFDLTDRHTIWSVSIGSMFYWTGNIAVNQSMMQRFLSLPDLKSSKRAVWGFLGGIALIVLICAFSGMLAYARYYDCDPLDSKLALAKDQILPLLVMDVLGEWNGLPGIFVAGVFSAALSSLSTGLNSMSAVVLEDFWKPFFRQPSHKETQILMRAVVVVIGCVCVGLVFIVEKLGSVLQLSMSLSSASMGPLTGVFLMGLFLPFIDSTSALSGGVFGLLTSWWVAAQAQLAQAHGSLRFEEKPRFLHNCTYTFPEKTVLEATEDDVAYLYRISYFWYTAFGCIVTIVVACLINLWPQKKKEKHFNELRLYAPFIRKWIANKYQMKVNNGDVELHKR, from the exons ATGTCAGTCGTCATCTCTTTTACTTTCATGCCAGTATTACACGATTTGCAAATAACATCGGCTTATGAG TACTTAGAACTTCGTTACGACAAGCGGGTTCGATTATTTGGTTCTAtcatatttagtttttatttg atggCGTGGTTACCCATTGTGATATACGTGCCAGCTTTAGCATTTAACCAAG TAACCGGTGTCAATATCCATATCGTCACCCCAATCGTATGCTTTGTTTGCATATTCTATACATCATTG GGAGGTTTAAAAGCCGTCGTTTGGACGGACGTGATACAAACTATAGTGATGACGGGTGCTATGATTTTAGTCATCATCAAAGGGACGATTATTGTTGGTGGCCTAGGCGAGGTCTGGCGACGGAACTGGAATACAGGAAGGATAGAAATGCCCTC ACTTCACTTTGATTTGACTGATCGACATACTATTTGGTCCGTCTCCATTGGGTCCATGTTTTATTGGACTGGTAATATAGCGGTCAATCAATCTATGATGCAGAGATTTCTGTCCCTACCGGATTTGAAGTCGTCAAAAAG ggCAGTGTGGGGTTTTCTAGGTGGAATAGCACTTATAGTGTTAATCTGTGCCTTCAGCGGGATGCTAGCATACGCTAGATACTACGACTGCGATCCCCTGGACTCCAAGCTGGCTCTAGCCAAGGATCAGATCTTGCCGTTGCTGGTTATGGACGTCCTAGGAGAATGGAATGGCTTGCCGGGTATCTTTGTAGCTGGAGTGTTTAGTGCAGCACTCAG TTCGCTGTCGACCGGGCTTAATTCAATGTCTGCAGTAGTGCTGGAGGACTTTTGGAAGCCGTTTTTCAGGCAGCCTTCGCACAAGGAGACACAAATACTTATGCGCGCCGTGGTCGTAGTTATTGGATGCGTATGTGTCG GCCTAGTGTTTATTGTTGAGAAGTTGGGATCCGTTCTACAATTGTCGATGAGCTTGTCATCTGCATCTATGGGCCCTCTGACTGGTGTATTCCTCATGGGTCTGTTCTTACCGTTTATTGATTCTACG AGCGCCTTGAGCGGGGGGGTGTTTGGTCTGCTTACTTCTTGGTGGGTGGCGGCGCAAGCACAGCTCGCGCAGGCGCACGGCTCCCTGCGTTTCGAGGAGAAACCCCGGTTTCTGCACAACTGTACTTACACGTTCCCCGAGAAAACCGTACTGGAGGCGACCGAGGA cgATGTGGCCTACTTATACAGAATATCATATTTTTGGTACACTGCATTCGGCTGCATCGTAACCATAGTCGTGGCGTGTCTCATCAACCTCTGGCCGcagaagaaaaaagaaaaacacttCAACGAGCTGCGACTATACGCGCCTTTCATAAGAAAATGGATAGCAAACAAATATCAG atgAAAGTGAACAACGGGGATGTCGAACTACACAAGAGATAA
- the LOC134790070 gene encoding sodium-coupled monocarboxylate transporter 1-like isoform X1 produces the protein MDDPIDVSVVRKSFQHFSVIDYSVFVLMLGVCTGIGLYFGCVKKQKSAQDYLMGGRDMGIVPVTFSLVASFISGISLLGTPTELYLYGTSYVFFLIGACLMSVVISFTFMPVLHDLQITSAYEYLELRYDKRVRLFGSIIFSFYLMAWLPIVIYVPALAFNQVTGVNIHIVTPIVCFVCIFYTSLGGLKAVVWTDVIQTIVMTGAMILVIIKGTIIVGGLGEVWRRNWNTGRIEMPSLHFDLTDRHTIWSVSIGSMFYWTGNIAVNQSMMQRFLSLPDLKSSKRAVWGFLGGIALIVLICAFSGMLAYARYYDCDPLDSKLALAKDQILPLLVMDVLGEWNGLPGIFVAGVFSAALSSLSTGLNSMSAVVLEDFWKPFFRQPSHKETQILMRAVVVVIGCVCVGLVFIVEKLGSVLQLSMSLSSASMGPLTGVFLMGLFLPFIDSTSALSGGVFGLLTSWWVAAQAQLAQAHGSLRFEEKPRFLHNCTYTFPEKTVLEATEDDVAYLYRISYFWYTAFGCIVTIVVACLINLWPQKKKEKHFNELRLYAPFIRKWIANKYQMKVNNGDVELHKR, from the exons ATGGATGATCCAATAGATGTATCAGTGGTTAGAAAGTCATTTCAACATTTCTCAGTGATTGACTATTCAGTGTTCGTCTTAATGTTAGGTGTGTGCACGGGAATTGGGCTATATTTTGGCTGTGTAAAGAAACAGAAATCTGCGCAGGATTATTTGATGGGTGGAAGGGACATGGGCATCGTTCCTGTTACATTCTCTTTGGTTGCGAG CTTTATTTCAGGTATTTCCTTGCTGGGTACACCGACGGAGCTATACTTATACGGGACATCATACGTCTTTTTCCTTATCGGGGCCTGCCTAATGTCAGTCGTCATCTCTTTTACTTTCATGCCAGTATTACACGATTTGCAAATAACATCGGCTTATGAG TACTTAGAACTTCGTTACGACAAGCGGGTTCGATTATTTGGTTCTAtcatatttagtttttatttg atggCGTGGTTACCCATTGTGATATACGTGCCAGCTTTAGCATTTAACCAAG TAACCGGTGTCAATATCCATATCGTCACCCCAATCGTATGCTTTGTTTGCATATTCTATACATCATTG GGAGGTTTAAAAGCCGTCGTTTGGACGGACGTGATACAAACTATAGTGATGACGGGTGCTATGATTTTAGTCATCATCAAAGGGACGATTATTGTTGGTGGCCTAGGCGAGGTCTGGCGACGGAACTGGAATACAGGAAGGATAGAAATGCCCTC ACTTCACTTTGATTTGACTGATCGACATACTATTTGGTCCGTCTCCATTGGGTCCATGTTTTATTGGACTGGTAATATAGCGGTCAATCAATCTATGATGCAGAGATTTCTGTCCCTACCGGATTTGAAGTCGTCAAAAAG ggCAGTGTGGGGTTTTCTAGGTGGAATAGCACTTATAGTGTTAATCTGTGCCTTCAGCGGGATGCTAGCATACGCTAGATACTACGACTGCGATCCCCTGGACTCCAAGCTGGCTCTAGCCAAGGATCAGATCTTGCCGTTGCTGGTTATGGACGTCCTAGGAGAATGGAATGGCTTGCCGGGTATCTTTGTAGCTGGAGTGTTTAGTGCAGCACTCAG TTCGCTGTCGACCGGGCTTAATTCAATGTCTGCAGTAGTGCTGGAGGACTTTTGGAAGCCGTTTTTCAGGCAGCCTTCGCACAAGGAGACACAAATACTTATGCGCGCCGTGGTCGTAGTTATTGGATGCGTATGTGTCG GCCTAGTGTTTATTGTTGAGAAGTTGGGATCCGTTCTACAATTGTCGATGAGCTTGTCATCTGCATCTATGGGCCCTCTGACTGGTGTATTCCTCATGGGTCTGTTCTTACCGTTTATTGATTCTACG AGCGCCTTGAGCGGGGGGGTGTTTGGTCTGCTTACTTCTTGGTGGGTGGCGGCGCAAGCACAGCTCGCGCAGGCGCACGGCTCCCTGCGTTTCGAGGAGAAACCCCGGTTTCTGCACAACTGTACTTACACGTTCCCCGAGAAAACCGTACTGGAGGCGACCGAGGA cgATGTGGCCTACTTATACAGAATATCATATTTTTGGTACACTGCATTCGGCTGCATCGTAACCATAGTCGTGGCGTGTCTCATCAACCTCTGGCCGcagaagaaaaaagaaaaacacttCAACGAGCTGCGACTATACGCGCCTTTCATAAGAAAATGGATAGCAAACAAATATCAG atgAAAGTGAACAACGGGGATGTCGAACTACACAAGAGATAA
- the LOC134790048 gene encoding pancreatic lipase-related protein 2-like → MKWFVLISVAIAVTSASVIRDPTEGYQDGDRYFLFPSDDGDNVLHLVDTLEPIDEEFIRDYARNPDNNGYWLFTRANPHVAQLLLDGDVNSVIQSNFDLRKETVFLAHGWNGHGGNNMNTQLTEAFLQTADVNVIVLDWNLLANRSYITAKNGVAAVGRGLGHFISWLSNGFGLSLDRVHLVGFSLGGHLMGNAGRELQGQVKRITALDPAGPLWGSDSNRIAPTDARYVEVIHTNTAMFGYSSPCGHSDHYPNGGSSMPGCWLNSCSHSKAWEYMVATVKYDHLLGNECETQRDASRGRCSGELHSMGNGDINKQQLGIFRADTGRNYPY, encoded by the exons ATGAAGTGGTTTGTCCTGATATCCGTCGCTATAGCAG TTACGTCTGCGAGCGTCATCAGAGACCCTACCGAGGGTTACCAGGATGGGGACAGATACTTCCTGTTTCCGAGCGACGACGGGGACAACGTACTCCATCTGGTCGACACACTGGAGCCCATCGACGAAGAATTCATCCGGGACTACGCGCGAAACCCGGATAACAACGGCTACTGGCTGTTTACACG GGCAAATCCTCACGTGGCTCAGTTGCTGCTAGATGGAGACGTGAACAGCGTAATACAGTCCAACTTTGATTTGAGAAAGGAAACCGTtttcctagctcatggatggaATGGTCATGGTGGAAATAATATGAACACACAGCTCACTGAAG CTTTCCTTCAAACGGCTGACGTGAACGTCATCGTCCTGGATTGGAACCTCCTCGCCAATCGCAGCTACATCACGGCCAAGAATGGAGTCGCCGCAGTCGGCCGTGGACTCGGTCACTTCATCAGCTGGCTCAGCAACGGCTTTGGGCTCTCCCTGGATAGAGTGCACTTGGTTGGGTTCAGTCTTGGAGGACATTTGATGGGCAACGCGGGCCGAGAGCTGCAGGGCCAAGTTAAAAGGATCACAG cACTGGACCCGGCCGGCCCCCTCTGGGGCAGCGACAGCAACCGCATCGCCCCAACTGACGCCCGCTACGTCGAGGTCATTCACACCAACACCGCCATGTTCGGCTACTCCAGCCCGTGCGGTCACTCAGACCACTACCCGAACGGGGGCTCAAGCATGCCTGGCTGCTGGCTTAACAGCTGTTCACACTCGAAAGCCTGGGAATACATGGTTGCCACGGTCAAGTATGACCATCTCTTAGGCAACGAGTGCGAGACCCAGAGAGACGCTAGCAGGGGCAGATGTTCTGGCGAACTTCATTCAATGGGCAATGGAGATATCAATAAACAACA GCTCGGCATCTTCAGAGCAGACACCGGAAGAAATTACCCGTACTAA
- the LOC134790070 gene encoding sodium-coupled monocarboxylate transporter 1-like isoform X3 yields MDDPIDVSVVRKSFQHFSVIDYSVFVLMLGVCTGIGLYFGCVKKQKSAQDYLMGGRDMGIVPVTFSLVASFISGISLLGTPTELYLYGTSYVFFLIGACLMSVVISFTFMPVLHDLQITSAYEYLELRYDKRVRLFGSIIFSFYLMAWLPIVIYVPALAFNQVTGVNIHIVTPIVCFVCIFYTSLGGLKAVVWTDVIQTIVMTGAMILVIIKGTIIVGGLGEVWRRNWNTGRIEMPSLHFDLTDRHTIWSVSIGSMFYWTGNIAVNQSMMQRFLSLPDLKSSKRAVWGFLGGIALIVLICAFSGMLAYARYYDCDPLDSKLALAKDQILPLLVMDVLGEWNGLPGIFVAGVFSAALSSLSTGLNSMSAVVLEDFWKPFFRQPSHKETQILMRAVVVVIGCVCVERLERGGVWSAYFLVGGGASTARAGARLPAFRGETPVSAQLYLHVPRENRTGGDRGRCGLLIQNIIFLVHCIRLHRNHSRGVSHQPLAAEEKRKTLQRAATIRAFHKKMDSKQISDESEQRGCRTTQEIKFVKLNLV; encoded by the exons ATGGATGATCCAATAGATGTATCAGTGGTTAGAAAGTCATTTCAACATTTCTCAGTGATTGACTATTCAGTGTTCGTCTTAATGTTAGGTGTGTGCACGGGAATTGGGCTATATTTTGGCTGTGTAAAGAAACAGAAATCTGCGCAGGATTATTTGATGGGTGGAAGGGACATGGGCATCGTTCCTGTTACATTCTCTTTGGTTGCGAG CTTTATTTCAGGTATTTCCTTGCTGGGTACACCGACGGAGCTATACTTATACGGGACATCATACGTCTTTTTCCTTATCGGGGCCTGCCTAATGTCAGTCGTCATCTCTTTTACTTTCATGCCAGTATTACACGATTTGCAAATAACATCGGCTTATGAG TACTTAGAACTTCGTTACGACAAGCGGGTTCGATTATTTGGTTCTAtcatatttagtttttatttg atggCGTGGTTACCCATTGTGATATACGTGCCAGCTTTAGCATTTAACCAAG TAACCGGTGTCAATATCCATATCGTCACCCCAATCGTATGCTTTGTTTGCATATTCTATACATCATTG GGAGGTTTAAAAGCCGTCGTTTGGACGGACGTGATACAAACTATAGTGATGACGGGTGCTATGATTTTAGTCATCATCAAAGGGACGATTATTGTTGGTGGCCTAGGCGAGGTCTGGCGACGGAACTGGAATACAGGAAGGATAGAAATGCCCTC ACTTCACTTTGATTTGACTGATCGACATACTATTTGGTCCGTCTCCATTGGGTCCATGTTTTATTGGACTGGTAATATAGCGGTCAATCAATCTATGATGCAGAGATTTCTGTCCCTACCGGATTTGAAGTCGTCAAAAAG ggCAGTGTGGGGTTTTCTAGGTGGAATAGCACTTATAGTGTTAATCTGTGCCTTCAGCGGGATGCTAGCATACGCTAGATACTACGACTGCGATCCCCTGGACTCCAAGCTGGCTCTAGCCAAGGATCAGATCTTGCCGTTGCTGGTTATGGACGTCCTAGGAGAATGGAATGGCTTGCCGGGTATCTTTGTAGCTGGAGTGTTTAGTGCAGCACTCAG TTCGCTGTCGACCGGGCTTAATTCAATGTCTGCAGTAGTGCTGGAGGACTTTTGGAAGCCGTTTTTCAGGCAGCCTTCGCACAAGGAGACACAAATACTTATGCGCGCCGTGGTCGTAGTTATTGGATGCGTATGTGTCG AGCGCCTTGAGCGGGGGGGTGTTTGGTCTGCTTACTTCTTGGTGGGTGGCGGCGCAAGCACAGCTCGCGCAGGCGCACGGCTCCCTGCGTTTCGAGGAGAAACCCCGGTTTCTGCACAACTGTACTTACACGTTCCCCGAGAAAACCGTACTGGAGGCGACCGAGGA cgATGTGGCCTACTTATACAGAATATCATATTTTTGGTACACTGCATTCGGCTGCATCGTAACCATAGTCGTGGCGTGTCTCATCAACCTCTGGCCGcagaagaaaaaagaaaaacacttCAACGAGCTGCGACTATACGCGCCTTTCATAAGAAAATGGATAGCAAACAAATATCAG atgAAAGTGAACAACGGGGATGTCGAACTACACAAGAGATAAAATTCGTAAAATTAAACTTGgtgtaa